DNA sequence from the Sphingomonas sp. genome:
TCCAACATGCGCTCGGTCTGGATCTGCTCGCGCAACGACGCGCTCGGCAACATTGCGGTGCTGCTTGCCGCTCTGGGCGTGTTCGGCACCGGCTCCGCCTGGCCGGATTTGACGGTCGCCGCAATCATGGCCGCGCTCGCGCTCAGCGGCGGGTTTCAGATCATCCGGCAGGCGCGCTCGGAACTGGCGCAATCGCGCGAAGCGAAGGCGTGTGCGGCATGACGGACGAGGACGGACCGGGCGTCTTTGTGCCGCCGCCCTTGGTGTTCGGCGCGGCAACCGCCGCGGGCGTGCTTCTCGACGGCAATGCGCTCGAATGGCGGCACGTCACCCATCCGTCGCAATTTGCCGGAGCGGTCGTGGCCGTCGCCGGTCTCGTCCTCATCGCCATTTGTCTCGGGCTCTTTCGGCGTTTCCGGACCCGGCCGGAGCCGTGGGAGCCCGACCAAACCCTGATCCGGACGGGGGTTTACCGTTTCAGCCGTAATCCGATGTATCTCGGCATGGCGTTGACCTCCGCCGGCATCGCCATCTTCTTCGAAAGCCTCGTCGCCGCAATCCTGGTCGCATTCGTCGTCGTCGCGATCGACCGTCTCGTGATCCCGCGCGAAGAGCGCTATCTCGCGCGCCGGTTCGGGGCGGATTATAAGGCCTATCGCGACCGGGTGAGACGATGGCTGTGATCCCGTCCTTCCCATTCGCGGTCCATTGCTGTTAGAGACCCCGCCGATGCGACGCCTGCTGGCCTTCTTCTGCGTGCTGATGATGGCGCTGGTCGCCTGGTCGGCGACCGCCGCGCAGGCGACGGAGGCGTTCGAATGCGTCGAGATCAGCGGCGACGCCGCCGGCCATTTCGAAGGGGATGCCGATCAGGTGCCCGGCGATTCGGACAAGGGCACGACCCATCATCACGCCGTCTGCCACGGCCATTGCTCGGCCATCGCCGAGGTAGCCGCGTTCGGCTCGCCGCTGTCGCCGCCGGCGCGACGCGCCCGCACGTTCGAGACGCAAGTCCTGAGCGGCTCCGACCCCGGCCAGTCCTTGCGCCCCCCGATCGCCTGAAGACGCCCTAGCTCCGCCGACGAGCGGCGGATCTCTCGTGTCTTCAGGAGTCCCAGAGAATGAAATTCATGCTTGCCGCGGCCGCCGCCGCGGCGATGGCGTCGCCCCCCGGGTCGGCGGCGCTCGCGCAAGTCGCGACGCCCGCCACCCCGCGCGTCGGAACGCCGCTCGCTCCGCCAACGGTCGGACCGCCGGCGCCGCCGCCGGCCGCCCCGGACCTGCCGGCGCCGCGCGACACTCCCCTTCCCGCCAACCTCACGCTTTCTCAGGCCCTGGATGAAGCGGAGTCCCGCTCGCCGGAGATCGTCGCGGCTCGCGCCGCCGTATCGGCCGCCGAGGCGCGCGCCCGGCAGGCGGGCCTGCTTCCCAATCCCGAGCTCAGCGTCGAGCTCGAGAATTTCGCGGGCAGCGGCGACTATGCCGGCACGCGCGGGCTCGAGACCACGGTCGCGATTAGCCAGCGGCTCGATCTCGGCGGGCGCCGCCGCTCGCGGCTCGGCGTGGCGCGGGCAGAACTCGCCGCCGCCGAGCTCAGGCTCGCCATCGCGCGCGCCGACCTCGCCCGGCAGGTCCGGGAGCAGTTCGCGCGCGCCGTCACCGCGCGCGACCGGTTGCGGCTCGCGGAGGAAAATGACCGCCTCGCGCGCGAGCTCGCACGTATCGCCGGCCAGCTCGTCGAGGCCGGGCGCGATCCGCCGCTGAGGGCCCTGAGGGCGCGGTCGGCGGCCGCCCAGGCGGCGGCGCAGCTCGCCGCCGCGCAGGCGGACGAAGCGGCCGCGCGCCTCACCCTCGCCGCTCTGTTCGGCGCGACCTCGCCCCCGGAGAGCGTCGCCGGCAGCCTGCTCGACCTCGAGCCAAGGACGATCGACGCGGGGCGCAGCCTCGACGTCCGCCTTGCCGACGCGGAGCGGGCAATCGCCGCGGCCGAGCTCGACCAGCAGCGGGCCGCGCGCAATCTCGATCCGGCCGTCGGCGTCGGCCTGCGCCAGTTCCGCGGCAGCGGCGACGTGGCTCTCGTCGGCGGGATCTCGATGCAGATTCCGCTGTTCGATCGCAACCAAGGCAATATCGCCGCCGCCCGCTCCAACGTCGCCGCCGCCGAGGCGCGGCGCGCGAACGCGCTGGCGAATGTCACGGTGCGCGCACGCAACGCGATCGCGGCCGTCGAGGCGGCCGAAGCGCGCGTCCGGGCGCTCGAGGGCGCCGCGATCCCCGAAGCCTTCGAGGCGCTGCGGCTCGCGCAATCCTCCTACCGGGAAGGGCGGGCGAGCCTGATCGAGCTGCTCGACGCCCAGAATGCCTACACCACCGCCGAGGCGGCGCTGATCGATGCGCGCCTCGCCCTTGCCCTCGCGACCGCCGAGCTCGGCCGGGTCGCGGCTCAATGAGGATGATCGACATGGAAATCACCAGGGAGACCCGGGATCGCCGCAAGCTGGTCGCGTTCGGCGCCGCCGCCTTGCTCGCAGTCGGCTCGGCCGGAGTCCTGATCGGCCGCTCGATGACCGACGGGCCGGCACCGGCGGCCGGAGAGCCGGCGGGAAAGGCCGAGGCCGGCCACGACCGGGAGGGTTTTGTCGAGATGACGGCGGCTCGGGTCCGGGCCGCCGGCATCGGCACCGAGCGGCTCGCGCCGAGCATGCTCGCCACCGAAATACTCGCCCAGGCGACGGTGACCGCGCCGCCCGACGGCCAGGCGCTCCTGACGGCGCGCGCCGACGGCGCCGTCGTTCGCATCAGCAAGAGGCTGGGCGACGCGGTCGCCGCCGGCGAGACGGTGGCGTTGCTCGAAAGCCGGGATGCCGCCGCCTTCG
Encoded proteins:
- a CDS encoding isoprenylcysteine carboxylmethyltransferase family protein, with the translated sequence MTDEDGPGVFVPPPLVFGAATAAGVLLDGNALEWRHVTHPSQFAGAVVAVAGLVLIAICLGLFRRFRTRPEPWEPDQTLIRTGVYRFSRNPMYLGMALTSAGIAIFFESLVAAILVAFVVVAIDRLVIPREERYLARRFGADYKAYRDRVRRWL
- a CDS encoding TolC family protein; protein product: MASPPGSAALAQVATPATPRVGTPLAPPTVGPPAPPPAAPDLPAPRDTPLPANLTLSQALDEAESRSPEIVAARAAVSAAEARARQAGLLPNPELSVELENFAGSGDYAGTRGLETTVAISQRLDLGGRRRSRLGVARAELAAAELRLAIARADLARQVREQFARAVTARDRLRLAEENDRLARELARIAGQLVEAGRDPPLRALRARSAAAQAAAQLAAAQADEAAARLTLAALFGATSPPESVAGSLLDLEPRTIDAGRSLDVRLADAERAIAAAELDQQRAARNLDPAVGVGLRQFRGSGDVALVGGISMQIPLFDRNQGNIAAARSNVAAAEARRANALANVTVRARNAIAAVEAAEARVRALEGAAIPEAFEALRLAQSSYREGRASLIELLDAQNAYTTAEAALIDARLALALATAELGRVAAQ